A genome region from Maridesulfovibrio salexigens DSM 2638 includes the following:
- a CDS encoding glycosyltransferase family 39 protein, translating to MLRDSYRNRFVLGILVLAICAFAGAAFYAFNSSLLKPDNSYLAAHPKARWIKLDLPFRLNARNNGSEMTLFRRKFDLKDRMDIRLHLKAFRGAGIWLDGMPMRKFDGNMQKWREGIALDLPDLAAGKHELKIAVINENAHPALLLWAEYSGSAALNLSTPDGWEASRDDFVWNPAADVAKPGRLQIANGFERSDQALLASLPLMLPLFLLGAGFVWMRESGRGPAFVRSFDFSPAQFRFFLLGLWAVMAFNNFHDLPLKLGMDSVGHFKYIEYVAENYRLPSPLEGWQMFQPPLYYIISAVFYKFLLLIMDVESALYWLRLIPLACGAILIEICYRCAVKAFDKNCSAQIGATLIGGFLPMNFAMGQFWGNEPLAAVFSALTILMCLTILKERDRRNLKDFTLFGFYLGLAILSKATCTLLIPLVLFFVLLPLMAAKSDSSNEKLSCIRGVLLTLITTSVIGGWYYLRNWLSYGKPFVGGWDKIREISWWQDHGYRIWEHFTSFGSAVIKPVYSTVNGIWDGLYSTLWLDANLSGMSKFTSRPQWDDQLMMATALLALVPSIMILAGIGRTFSKPVRSVFNGNMFLAACIVVYFTAEAYLYLNLPIYSTAKASYTLGLLPCYGILAMTGIKPLLDNIYIKSALCGFLTVWGTTIYLTYFV from the coding sequence ATGTTGCGGGATTCATATAGAAATCGTTTTGTGCTGGGGATTTTGGTTTTGGCCATCTGTGCTTTTGCCGGGGCTGCTTTTTACGCCTTTAATTCATCTCTTTTGAAGCCTGATAATTCCTATCTGGCCGCGCATCCCAAAGCCCGCTGGATCAAGCTAGACCTGCCTTTTCGACTTAATGCCCGTAATAATGGTTCTGAAATGACCCTTTTTCGCCGCAAATTCGATCTTAAAGATCGTATGGATATTCGTTTGCATCTGAAGGCTTTCCGCGGAGCCGGTATCTGGCTGGACGGTATGCCTATGCGAAAATTTGATGGGAATATGCAAAAATGGCGTGAAGGCATTGCACTTGATCTGCCAGATCTTGCTGCTGGAAAACATGAGTTGAAAATTGCGGTCATTAATGAAAATGCACATCCGGCTTTGTTGCTGTGGGCAGAATATTCCGGTTCTGCGGCTTTAAATCTCTCTACTCCTGATGGCTGGGAAGCCAGTCGCGATGATTTTGTCTGGAATCCAGCCGCAGATGTTGCGAAACCGGGCAGGCTGCAAATCGCCAACGGTTTTGAACGGTCAGATCAAGCTTTGTTGGCATCTTTGCCTCTAATGTTGCCTTTGTTTTTGCTCGGGGCAGGTTTTGTCTGGATGCGCGAGAGCGGCAGGGGGCCTGCATTCGTTCGCAGCTTTGATTTTTCTCCCGCACAATTCAGGTTTTTTCTTCTCGGATTATGGGCGGTCATGGCGTTTAATAATTTTCATGATCTACCGCTTAAGCTTGGTATGGATTCAGTCGGGCATTTCAAATATATTGAGTACGTTGCGGAGAACTATAGGCTGCCCAGTCCGCTAGAAGGGTGGCAGATGTTTCAGCCTCCGCTTTACTACATTATTTCCGCCGTATTTTATAAATTTTTGCTCCTGATCATGGACGTTGAAAGTGCTCTTTATTGGTTGCGCCTTATTCCGCTGGCCTGTGGCGCGATCCTGATTGAAATCTGCTACAGATGTGCTGTTAAGGCTTTTGATAAAAACTGTTCCGCTCAGATCGGGGCAACGTTGATCGGCGGATTCCTGCCTATGAATTTTGCGATGGGCCAGTTCTGGGGAAATGAGCCTCTTGCGGCTGTCTTTTCCGCACTGACCATCCTGATGTGTCTGACCATCCTTAAAGAGCGTGACAGACGAAATCTAAAGGATTTTACTCTATTTGGTTTTTATCTCGGCTTGGCCATTTTGAGCAAAGCGACCTGTACGCTTTTAATACCACTGGTCCTCTTTTTTGTTCTTTTGCCGCTAATGGCAGCGAAAAGTGATTCCTCAAATGAAAAACTCAGCTGTATCAGGGGAGTTCTTCTGACTTTGATAACAACCTCAGTGATCGGCGGTTGGTATTATCTGCGGAATTGGCTCAGTTACGGTAAACCGTTTGTCGGCGGCTGGGATAAGATTCGTGAGATAAGCTGGTGGCAGGATCACGGCTATCGTATCTGGGAGCATTTCACCAGTTTCGGAAGTGCTGTCATCAAGCCCGTTTACTCGACAGTTAATGGGATCTGGGACGGACTTTATTCTACCCTCTGGTTGGATGCCAATCTTAGTGGAATGAGTAAATTTACTAGCAGACCGCAGTGGGATGATCAGTTGATGATGGCGACCGCATTGTTGGCTTTAGTCCCTTCAATTATGATTCTGGCTGGGATAGGGAGAACATTTTCTAAGCCTGTACGGTCTGTTTTTAATGGAAATATGTTTCTTGCAGCGTGCATCGTGGTCTACTTTACTGCCGAAGCGTATCTTTATCTCAATTTACCCATCTACAGCACAGCAAAGGCAAGCTACACTCTCGGCCTGTTGCCGTGTTATGGCATTCTCGCCATGACAGGCATTAAACCATTGCTGGATAATATCTATATTAAGTCGGCGCTGTGCGGTTTTCTAACTGTCTGGGGAACGACAATCTACCTGACTTATTTTGTGTAA
- the proC gene encoding pyrroline-5-carboxylate reductase has protein sequence MTKKVGFIGTGNMGAAIIRGMAGDDSINLLGSDLNKTALNALAEETGLIQCETPRDLAKESDFIVLAVKPQHAPAVLEDIAPELTESKCIISIAAGLTVQKLKDFCENRCPVVRVMPNTPALVNAGVFAVCLDDNHLSDEQANFTREMFTPLGDVYALAESQFDAFTGVIGSGPAYVFYFIEAMVESAVELGLPREQATSMVNKLFEGSTKLAQESKFHVSQLREMVTSPGGTTVKALIHLDRTATRANIIDAVRQSYERSVELGKK, from the coding sequence ATGACTAAAAAAGTTGGATTTATCGGCACAGGCAACATGGGCGCCGCCATAATCAGAGGAATGGCTGGCGATGACAGCATCAACCTGCTTGGTTCCGACCTGAACAAAACGGCACTGAATGCCCTTGCCGAAGAAACCGGGCTCATTCAATGTGAGACTCCCCGCGATCTAGCCAAGGAATCCGACTTCATCGTGCTGGCGGTCAAACCACAGCACGCTCCCGCAGTTCTGGAAGATATTGCACCTGAACTCACCGAGTCCAAATGCATTATTTCCATTGCAGCAGGCCTGACTGTACAAAAACTGAAGGACTTCTGCGAAAACCGCTGCCCTGTTGTCCGGGTAATGCCCAACACTCCCGCACTGGTAAATGCGGGTGTGTTTGCAGTATGCCTTGACGACAACCACCTTAGCGATGAACAGGCAAACTTCACCCGCGAAATGTTCACCCCTCTCGGTGATGTTTACGCGCTGGCAGAAAGCCAGTTTGATGCATTTACCGGGGTGATCGGGTCCGGTCCCGCTTATGTCTTCTACTTCATCGAAGCCATGGTCGAATCCGCCGTTGAACTTGGATTGCCCCGCGAACAGGCAACATCCATGGTCAACAAGCTGTTTGAAGGCTCCACCAAGCTGGCTCAGGAAAGCAAATTCCACGTCAGCCAGCTTCGTGAAATGGTAACCTCCCCCGGAGGAACTACCGTTAAAGCCCTCATCCATCTGGACCGTACTGCCACCCGCGCCAATATTATTGATGCGGTGCGTCAGAGCTATGAGCGGAGTGTTGAACTCGGGAAAAAATAA
- the ndk gene encoding nucleoside-diphosphate kinase — protein sequence MSELTFSIIKPDAVKAGKIGDIMKMISDAGLKIKATKMIHMTQAQAEGFYAVHKERPFFGELVEFMISGPCVVSVLEGEDAIKRYRDLMGATNPNEAAEGTIRKAFGAGIEANACHGSDAPETAAIEVPYFFSNLEMVN from the coding sequence ATGAGCGAACTTACTTTTTCCATCATCAAGCCTGATGCAGTTAAAGCCGGCAAAATCGGCGACATCATGAAAATGATCTCTGACGCTGGTCTGAAAATCAAGGCTACCAAGATGATCCACATGACTCAGGCTCAGGCTGAAGGTTTCTACGCTGTTCACAAAGAGCGTCCTTTCTTCGGCGAGCTGGTTGAGTTCATGATTTCCGGCCCCTGCGTTGTTTCCGTTCTTGAAGGCGAAGACGCCATCAAACGTTACCGTGATCTCATGGGTGCCACTAACCCCAATGAAGCAGCAGAAGGTACCATCCGCAAGGCTTTCGGTGCTGGAATCGAAGCTAACGCATGCCACGGCTCCGATGCACCCGAAACCGCAGCTATCGAAGTACCCTACTTCTTCAGCAACCTCGAAATGGTAAACTAA
- a CDS encoding ABC transporter ATP-binding protein, with amino-acid sequence MLTVTKAAKTFNPDSVNEVQALRGVDLKVDAGEFITVIGSNGAGKSTFLNSIAGSFMLSSGSITIAGKDVTKWPEHKRAANLGRVFQDPLLGTCGSLSIEQNMALALKRGKRRGLGLGVKSRDRKLFQEQLATLGLGLENRLADKVGLLSGGQRQALTMLMATMTRPDILLLDEHTAALDPKTGRKILDITDAVVRRDNLTTLMVTHNMNQAINMGDRLIMFHQGMIILDISGKEKKGLKVEDLLDRFYSLRGEDVATDRMLFS; translated from the coding sequence ATGCTTACAGTGACTAAAGCGGCCAAGACCTTCAACCCGGACAGCGTCAATGAAGTGCAGGCTCTGCGAGGAGTAGACCTCAAAGTAGATGCAGGTGAATTTATCACTGTAATCGGCTCCAACGGAGCCGGGAAATCAACTTTTCTTAATTCAATTGCCGGATCATTCATGCTCAGCAGTGGCAGTATCACCATTGCAGGCAAGGATGTAACCAAATGGCCTGAACACAAACGTGCAGCAAATCTAGGCCGCGTTTTTCAGGACCCATTGCTTGGTACCTGCGGCTCACTTTCCATCGAACAGAATATGGCTTTAGCCCTCAAACGAGGCAAACGAAGAGGGCTTGGCTTGGGCGTTAAATCACGTGACCGGAAGCTGTTTCAAGAGCAGCTTGCGACTCTCGGACTTGGGCTTGAGAACAGACTTGCGGATAAGGTTGGACTGCTGTCCGGTGGACAAAGACAGGCTTTGACCATGCTTATGGCAACAATGACAAGGCCGGACATTTTATTACTGGACGAGCATACAGCCGCGCTTGACCCCAAGACAGGACGCAAAATTCTTGATATAACCGACGCCGTTGTGCGCCGTGATAACCTGACCACACTTATGGTTACCCATAACATGAATCAGGCCATCAACATGGGCGATAGATTGATCATGTTCCATCAGGGCATGATAATTCTGGATATTTCCGGGAAGGAGAAGAAGGGACTTAAGGTGGAGGATCTGCTGGATCGATTCTACTCCCTTCGCGGCGAGGATGTAGCCACGGACAGGATGCTTTTTTCCTGA
- a CDS encoding ABC transporter permease translates to MISLYAFMGAIEQGTAFGLMVLGVYLTFRVLDFPDLTVDGSLPLGAAVSAVAISNGYHPLVGMSMAVGAGFLAGAVTGILNTKFKILHLLASILTMISLYSINIRIMGRPNMTLLGEDTLIDQFIELSGLAPHFSTPILFAIISGVALLALIWFLKTSFGLAMLATGDNPKMITSLGVNRDMMIIFGVGLSNAMVALSGALVAQNQGAADVNMGIGTIIAGLASVIIGETLFGKPNVTRAMLSALLGSIIYRIAIALALGVRFGDFAFTPSDLNLVTAALVVVALVSPQIKSGLLKRRAA, encoded by the coding sequence ATGATTAGTTTATATGCATTTATGGGAGCTATTGAGCAGGGAACTGCTTTCGGGCTCATGGTCCTAGGTGTCTACCTTACTTTCCGGGTACTGGATTTCCCTGACCTTACAGTGGACGGTAGTCTGCCACTAGGTGCTGCGGTTTCGGCTGTTGCCATCAGCAACGGTTATCATCCACTTGTAGGCATGAGTATGGCTGTAGGGGCAGGCTTTCTTGCCGGAGCGGTAACCGGAATATTGAATACCAAATTCAAAATCCTGCACCTGCTTGCTTCAATCCTGACCATGATTTCACTCTACTCCATAAATATCCGCATTATGGGCAGGCCGAACATGACCCTGCTTGGTGAAGACACCCTGATCGACCAGTTCATTGAACTCAGCGGACTGGCACCCCACTTTTCCACTCCCATACTTTTCGCAATTATTTCAGGCGTAGCCCTGCTGGCATTGATCTGGTTCCTGAAGACATCTTTCGGACTGGCAATGCTCGCAACCGGGGACAACCCCAAAATGATCACCAGCCTCGGTGTTAACCGCGATATGATGATCATCTTCGGTGTTGGACTTTCAAACGCAATGGTAGCCCTTTCCGGTGCACTGGTAGCACAGAACCAGGGAGCTGCCGATGTAAACATGGGTATCGGAACCATCATCGCCGGACTTGCCTCGGTCATTATCGGGGAAACCCTTTTCGGTAAACCCAATGTCACCCGGGCTATGCTTTCCGCCCTGCTCGGTTCCATAATTTACCGCATCGCCATTGCACTGGCTCTTGGTGTACGTTTCGGTGACTTCGCATTTACCCCCAGTGACCTGAACCTCGTTACTGCAGCACTGGTCGTAGTGGCCTTGGTCTCCCCTCAAATTAAGAGCGGCCTGCTCAAAAGGAGGGCTGCATAA
- a CDS encoding ABC transporter substrate-binding protein has protein sequence MKKILLFLVLLFMVTVPVIHSAQTYTVSISQIVEHPSLDAMRDGFKDRLKEAGFDVIYNEHIAQGNQATNIQIANQIKGENPDLVMTITTPSSQAVAQKIKDIPVLFTGVTDPVAAGLVKSLMLPGKNISGMTDMSPVLRQVELIKEFMPEIKTIGTIYNAGEANSIVLTNLLKEICKDFGIKVEEASIANSSGVYQAAKSLVGKCEAIYIPLDNTVVSGLEAAIKVCRQNKLPIFSADTDSVERGTVAALAVDYYRMGLQTADMAARILGGKAKPADMPVETLQNLRLFVNEKAAAKMGVKIPAQVMDRADKVIK, from the coding sequence ATGAAAAAAATCCTCCTATTCCTCGTACTTCTGTTCATGGTGACGGTTCCCGTTATCCACTCCGCCCAGACTTACACCGTATCTATTTCCCAAATTGTAGAACACCCATCCCTCGATGCCATGAGGGATGGTTTTAAAGACAGACTTAAAGAAGCCGGCTTTGATGTAATTTACAATGAGCATATTGCTCAGGGTAATCAGGCTACCAATATTCAGATTGCCAACCAAATTAAAGGTGAAAATCCCGATCTGGTTATGACCATTACCACTCCGTCTTCACAGGCAGTTGCCCAGAAGATCAAGGACATCCCCGTACTCTTCACCGGTGTTACCGATCCTGTAGCCGCAGGGCTGGTCAAAAGCCTCATGCTGCCCGGTAAGAATATTTCAGGTATGACTGATATGAGTCCGGTTTTGCGTCAGGTCGAACTGATTAAAGAATTCATGCCCGAAATCAAAACTATCGGTACCATCTATAACGCTGGCGAAGCCAACTCCATTGTGCTGACCAACCTGCTCAAAGAAATCTGCAAGGATTTCGGAATCAAGGTAGAAGAAGCTTCCATTGCAAACTCCAGCGGCGTTTATCAAGCCGCCAAGAGTCTTGTGGGCAAATGTGAAGCCATCTACATCCCGCTGGACAACACCGTTGTCTCCGGCCTTGAAGCAGCCATTAAGGTCTGCCGCCAAAACAAGCTGCCCATCTTCTCTGCTGATACCGATTCAGTAGAACGAGGCACTGTGGCAGCTTTGGCTGTTGACTACTACCGCATGGGTCTGCAGACCGCCGATATGGCCGCCCGCATTCTCGGCGGTAAAGCTAAGCCGGCCGATATGCCGGTCGAAACACTCCAGAATCTGCGCCTGTTCGTAAACGAGAAAGCAGCAGCAAAAATGGGAGTGAAAATCCCCGCACAGGTCATGGATCGGGCCGACAAGGTGATTAAGTAA
- a CDS encoding divergent polysaccharide deacetylase family protein, with protein sequence MDQHNPEQNNQPEVPETKPGLRAYISKPVAIAALTIAAAASICLIIALLVSGSPESNASAESPETEQTAVNSVPLYEEPMEGDLDDLVKQIDLSLINTLKAAKISMSDLRLEDVSLKKHQGRDYHFQQLSFPVPGDKNLFLADVQKGLESTALNASLHEVSTDKWLISINGVPTHKFSIFTPVVKKQKPAPVKLDPNAPKLAIVIDDMGEDLKLAKGLAALDAKITFSIWPNSSHVKKTIAIAKKSGNEIMVHLPMQPKGYPKVNPGADALLVGMDADKISSITLAAIAKVPGATGLNNHMGSSFTENYNGMLAALKQLNKKHLFFLDSRTTPKSACRRAASKAGVTFYERNIFLDNVKDVGAIKYQLSKAAKIARKSGQAIAIGHPNHETLKAIRQWVAENKGKIRIVPVSSLRPKS encoded by the coding sequence GTGGATCAGCATAATCCTGAACAAAACAATCAGCCCGAAGTCCCGGAAACCAAACCGGGACTTCGGGCTTACATTTCCAAGCCTGTTGCCATTGCCGCCCTGACTATTGCGGCTGCGGCATCTATCTGCCTGATAATCGCCCTGCTCGTTTCCGGCTCGCCAGAAAGCAATGCTTCTGCTGAATCGCCTGAAACGGAACAAACTGCGGTTAATTCAGTTCCCTTATATGAGGAACCGATGGAAGGTGACCTTGACGACTTGGTTAAACAAATCGACCTGAGTCTGATCAACACCCTGAAAGCGGCCAAAATATCCATGAGCGATCTACGGCTGGAAGATGTTTCCCTGAAAAAACATCAGGGAAGGGATTACCATTTCCAGCAGCTAAGCTTTCCTGTCCCAGGTGACAAAAATCTTTTCCTCGCCGACGTGCAAAAGGGATTGGAATCAACTGCTCTGAATGCCAGCCTGCACGAAGTTTCCACTGATAAATGGCTGATCAGCATCAACGGAGTACCAACTCATAAGTTTTCCATCTTTACCCCCGTGGTAAAAAAACAGAAGCCTGCTCCGGTTAAGCTTGATCCCAACGCGCCCAAACTGGCTATTGTAATCGATGATATGGGTGAGGACCTGAAACTGGCCAAAGGATTGGCAGCACTGGATGCAAAAATAACTTTTTCCATCTGGCCCAATAGTTCACATGTGAAAAAAACCATTGCCATTGCCAAGAAAAGCGGCAACGAAATCATGGTTCATCTGCCCATGCAGCCTAAAGGATATCCTAAGGTCAATCCCGGTGCAGATGCCCTGCTTGTCGGTATGGATGCTGACAAAATCAGCAGCATAACCCTTGCAGCCATTGCAAAAGTTCCCGGAGCAACCGGGCTCAACAACCACATGGGTTCTAGCTTCACTGAGAACTATAATGGAATGCTGGCAGCGCTGAAACAGTTGAATAAGAAACATCTATTCTTTCTGGATAGCCGGACCACCCCCAAAAGTGCGTGCCGCAGGGCCGCATCTAAAGCCGGGGTAACATTTTATGAGCGCAACATATTCCTTGATAACGTAAAGGATGTTGGTGCCATTAAATACCAGCTTTCGAAGGCAGCCAAAATAGCCCGTAAAAGTGGACAAGCCATTGCTATCGGTCATCCGAACCACGAGACCCTTAAAGCCATCCGCCAATGGGTTGCTGAGAACAAGGGTAAAATCAGGATCGTTCCGGTAAGTTCGTTACGCCCCAAGAGTTAA
- a CDS encoding S41 family peptidase, which translates to MRKTLWMIAIVSLFVISVAPEPTQAVDENRFEPLRRFSQVLDLVEHNYVNDISRKELVDDAVKGMLEQLDPHSTFLSTDDFKEMQESTSGEFSGIGIEISMEKGRLTVISPIEDTPAYKAGLKAGDIILEINGESTQSISLMEAVGKIRGKRGSDVILTILHKDANKPEKVTITRDTIPIISAKSQELEDGILYLRLTRFNENTTREMHKALRDYQKKHTLKGVVLDLRNNPGGLLTQAVSVADTFINDGLIVYIEGRSKASRKDFMASEQATDVHVPIVTLINAGSASASEIVAGALKDHDRALLLGERTFGKGSVQTIIPMADGSGIKLTTALYYTPSGRSIQAEGIDPDIVYPFVPLVEDKEKEDRFILREKDLSRHLENNGKDKDNSKVQDDKAKKMLERDNQLRLGLQMVKQLPRLKEIK; encoded by the coding sequence ATGAGAAAAACTTTGTGGATGATTGCGATAGTCTCTCTTTTCGTAATATCCGTTGCACCGGAGCCGACACAAGCCGTTGATGAAAACCGTTTTGAACCCCTGCGCAGATTTTCGCAGGTGCTTGATCTGGTGGAGCACAATTACGTTAACGACATCTCCCGCAAAGAACTTGTTGATGATGCTGTAAAGGGCATGCTCGAGCAGCTCGACCCGCACTCCACTTTTCTTTCCACTGATGATTTCAAAGAAATGCAGGAATCCACCAGCGGTGAATTCAGCGGCATTGGAATCGAAATCAGCATGGAAAAAGGTCGCCTGACCGTTATTTCTCCCATTGAAGACACTCCGGCTTACAAGGCAGGCCTCAAAGCCGGTGACATAATCCTCGAAATTAATGGTGAATCCACCCAGTCCATTTCCCTTATGGAAGCAGTGGGCAAAATAAGAGGTAAGCGTGGTTCCGATGTAATCCTGACCATTCTTCATAAGGATGCAAACAAACCTGAAAAGGTAACCATCACCCGCGACACTATTCCCATCATCAGCGCAAAGAGTCAGGAACTTGAAGACGGTATCCTCTACCTGCGACTGACCAGATTCAACGAGAATACTACCCGTGAAATGCATAAGGCCCTGCGCGATTACCAGAAAAAACACACCTTGAAAGGTGTTGTACTTGACCTGCGTAACAACCCCGGTGGACTGCTCACACAGGCAGTATCTGTTGCCGACACCTTCATTAATGACGGCTTGATCGTTTACATTGAAGGCCGCAGCAAAGCCAGCCGCAAAGACTTCATGGCTAGTGAGCAAGCGACTGACGTTCATGTTCCCATCGTAACCCTGATCAACGCAGGTTCCGCATCAGCTTCCGAAATCGTAGCTGGCGCGCTCAAAGACCATGACCGCGCTTTGCTGCTCGGTGAACGCACCTTCGGTAAAGGGTCCGTGCAGACCATTATCCCCATGGCTGACGGCTCCGGCATCAAACTGACCACAGCCCTTTACTACACTCCCAGCGGCCGCTCTATTCAGGCCGAAGGGATTGATCCCGACATCGTATACCCCTTTGTGCCTCTGGTGGAAGACAAAGAGAAAGAAGATCGTTTCATCCTGCGCGAGAAAGACCTCAGCCGTCACCTTGAAAATAACGGCAAGGACAAGGACAATTCCAAGGTGCAGGATGATAAAGCCAAAAAAATGCTTGAAAGGGACAACCAGCTCAGACTTGGTCTGCAGATGGTAAAACAGCTTCCCCGCCTGAAAGAAATCAAATAG
- a CDS encoding murein hydrolase activator EnvC family protein yields the protein MSRMLTRTYLLIMTVALLVLCGIIPASADSAVNRLKEEIQDTKNTVKEQKQELLKLTREERSMFGELATIEDRISNVERELFRKEDDLAGIMEDELAAKADQRVLEDELEEIVAKLKTMLTKLWPVHSRKLENKFGSLDDWKKADRNFVWLASLYKDTKIELDKAQEKADEIAANLEVQKDLRLKAQSKLSEINDTKDGLLKDKLSLLAGIKSIRALKINREQELKGLLETINKLNYKLKSLTSKKIANFKGSLPRPCEGDTKVRFKPSGKPPVRGIGIQTTGNVDVKSIFWGKVVHNDTLRGFGRVVIIYHGYNYYSLYAYLAESFVKTGQEVEKDEIIGKTGYYPNLKETGLYFELRFHQKPVNPQKWLARN from the coding sequence ATGTCCCGAATGCTTACTAGAACATACCTGCTCATAATGACCGTAGCATTACTCGTGCTTTGCGGAATTATACCTGCTTCTGCAGACTCCGCGGTCAACAGGCTCAAAGAAGAAATTCAGGACACCAAAAATACCGTCAAAGAGCAAAAACAGGAATTGCTTAAGCTGACCCGCGAAGAACGCAGCATGTTCGGGGAGCTTGCAACTATTGAAGACCGCATCAGTAATGTGGAACGTGAACTTTTCCGAAAGGAAGATGATCTCGCGGGCATTATGGAAGATGAGCTGGCAGCCAAAGCAGACCAGCGCGTTCTTGAAGACGAGCTCGAAGAGATTGTTGCTAAACTGAAAACCATGCTGACCAAGCTTTGGCCGGTTCATTCCCGCAAACTTGAGAACAAATTCGGTTCACTTGATGACTGGAAAAAGGCTGACCGTAATTTTGTCTGGCTTGCTTCTTTGTATAAAGATACCAAAATCGAATTGGACAAGGCACAGGAAAAAGCAGACGAAATTGCCGCCAATCTTGAAGTTCAGAAAGATTTACGTTTAAAAGCACAGTCCAAACTTTCAGAAATCAACGACACAAAAGACGGCTTACTCAAGGATAAACTCAGCTTGTTGGCCGGTATCAAATCCATCCGCGCCCTGAAAATCAACAGAGAGCAGGAACTGAAAGGTCTTCTTGAAACAATTAACAAACTGAATTACAAACTAAAAAGCCTTACAAGCAAAAAAATTGCCAATTTTAAAGGGTCCTTACCCCGCCCGTGCGAGGGGGACACCAAAGTCCGGTTCAAGCCTTCCGGTAAACCGCCTGTTCGCGGTATCGGAATACAAACCACCGGAAATGTTGATGTAAAATCAATCTTCTGGGGCAAAGTTGTACACAACGACACCCTCAGAGGATTTGGGCGGGTTGTGATTATTTATCACGGCTACAACTACTACTCCCTTTACGCCTATCTGGCCGAAAGTTTCGTTAAAACCGGGCAGGAGGTTGAAAAGGATGAAATTATCGGTAAAACAGGGTATTACCCTAACTTGAAAGAAACGGGACTCTATTTTGAATTGCGTTTCCATCAGAAACCCGTTAACCCGCAAAAATGGCTTGCCCGAAATTAA